GAAGTTAACGAGGAGCAAAAGAAAATGGCGCAGAAATAGAATGTCACATGTAACGGAAACCATTCTATAGCAATTTTTTGGTGAACTGTaaaccttttttgtttctttgtcagGTAATTGTATAAGGCTGTTTCATTTTGTCTACTGTATCCCACTAAAGATTATTTTATGTAAGCAATGTATATTTTTTGTTCAATCCAATATTTGTACCTTAATCCAGCTAGTTCATTCTGGTATGATGAtatctgtatctcagtttcctctTGGAAGGCTTTCGTCTGATGCAAGGCTCTCTCGAGGTCATCTACCTTGGTCTTTAGTTTCGCTATCTCAACAGATGCAAGGCTAGCTCCTTCTTTAGCCTACATGAAAAACAGGTTTGGTAAACAAGAATAAAAACTTAATGATAGAAAAATCCCTGTTAGTACCAAAACTGTATTTGTAAAAGCATGGCTTCCTCTCATTCCTCTCTTGTTCGTACTCATCCCTGTAGTCTAAGATACCAGTCTGATTCTAATTGTACTTTCCTTGTTCAACCTGCATTTTTCTTAGTATTTTGCTAAATTAGTAAATTAAAACTTTACAAGTCTCCAAAAGAGAGACTAACTCCTTGCATTTTGATTTGAACTTTACATCACACATGTAATCAAAGTTTACCAGTCACTCCCTAGTCATCTGAAGTATTTCCAAATTGCTCTTAAGATAATTTATCTCACTGATGCTGTCAGAGGCAATGGGAAATGAAGTCATGCCGTTTAGCTTCATGAACTACCTTTGACTTGCTGAGCTCCTGCAGCAATCTGTCTCTGTCATCCTGAAGACTAGCCATGGACTTGGAAAAGGCATCAATCTGTTGAACATAATTCCTACACTCTGAAGAGAGTCTGGTAATCTCAAGGTCTTGGGTGGTTAATGTCTTGCACAAATTTTCTATTTCATCAGTGAACTGATCAAGAGTGATCTTATTTTCAGCACCAATAAGCACTGGGttcaaaaaatcatgttttttgaGTACACTGAAgagatttgatttaaaataattcaggTCAGCTTCAAGTTcatctgctctttttttttcagaCTTAAGTTCAGATGTGTATTTACTCTGAAGTACCTTGAAATCTTCTATTAATCTGTCTCTATCATCTTGCAAAGCAGTCATAGCTTTTCCAAAGGACTCATTTTGggatttcaattttttattcTGAAATTGTGCTTCTAATAGCCTCTTCTCTGAAGATGCATCAGCTTCCTTCCAAAGGAAGTTAGCATCGTGTTCAAATGCTGTTATACTGTACTTATCTTCTATATCTTTTGTATTTTTGCCTACTACATTCTGGACTTCTTGAAACTTGTCCTGAAGTTTTTCACAAGGTTGTACACTAGCCTTGAAATCTTTATTCTGATTATGTTGCCCGCTCCCCCTTGTTTGTGGTTTCTCTCCAGATTCAGAAACTAGCTTCTCTTTGTTTATTGATGCAATTAGAAACTCTAAGTCTTTAACTTTGGAAGTTAATTTTTGATTTTCATGTTCTAAAGATTCTGTACTCTCCTTTTGCAATTTATTAATCAGCTGCATttctttgatttgtttttgaaGATCCATTTTTTCCTGTTCAAGGTTCTTAATGCTATCCAGTTGCTGTTTAAGCAACTCTTTCAACTGATGATCTTTCAATGACAAAACTTGGTTAAGATCTTCCCTGTACTTTATTAGTTGTGCACTTTGCATtgcattttcagaatgaagatcATCTATCCGATTCAAAAGTTTTCTTAATTGTTGTTTCAGGGCACCGTTCTCACTAGCACCGTTCACTAACAGACTGTCTTTCTGACTTAAAACATTTTGGTGATGATGCTCCAGATCTTTGTATTTAGAAAAGAGATCATCTCTGTCATACTGGAGAGATGACATTGATTTTTTAAAGGCATCAATTTCACTGGCAATCTCAGCCTTATCTTGAATTGCTTTGTCTGCTTTCATCTGGagatttttcaattcattttcCATCCTCTGACAGGCTTCATTAGAttgttctctctccttttgcagaGACCTTATCTGCTGTTCATACTCATTAGTCTGTTTTCTGTGCTGAGTCTGTATCTGAGTTAGATATCCAGAAATCTCCCCACCCTTAGAAGATATCAGTAGAGAAATTTCTGTATCTTTGTTGTTCAGCATTACCTTCATTTGCTGAGAAATGGCAATCTGTTTTTCCAACTCTGCATGGGTCTTCTCCTTTTCAAATAGAAGTTGTTGTAATTCCTGTTCTTTTCTAGCAAAATTACTTTCCAATGCTTTTATCTCTCTTCCTGCATCACTACTATTCTCTATAAAACGATTAAGAGAATTATTTTCTTTAAGCAGTGCTTGCAAAGTTTCTTCTTTTGACTGAAGAGCAATCTCCAATTCTTGTTGTCTGTTGATAAGAGTCACATTTTCTTCCTTTATTCTACCCAGCTCGCTGTAGTGTTGTGTATGTACAGATTTTTGCCGCAAGTGCATTTCATTCTTGGAGTCTTCTAACATGGAATACTTAATCTTCAATTCCTGTATCTGAGCCACTTTGTCCTTCATTTCTTCTTGTAAGGACATTATTTTCTTACTACTGTCATCCATCTGTTTCTCTTTATTTTGAATAACCTCTTTGAACTGTatttcccaggttttcatttcACCAATTACCCTGTCCCGGTCATTTTGGAGAGAGgacatacattttgtaaaagctGCTAATCTGGCCAAAGTTGCATTCAAATCAGCTTGAAGTTTCTTGTTTTGAGAGTCCTTAATGTTGATTTCCTCTTGCAACTGATGAAGCTCACTAACAGCCCTGTCTTTCTCCCTCTGAAGAACATTACGTCTTTCCTCAAGGTTCAACCATTCTCTTTTGtgaactgttttcagttgctccaGGCCAAGCTCTAATTCTTTCTCAAATTCTCTCCTTTGAATTTGTAGCTGGTCTTCTTTCTTCTTAAGTTCTCTTTTCCCACTTAAGTTTTCAGCTGTAAGCCTCTCCAGTTCACTCTTTGAATCATCCAGTAAAGCTTTTTGGGAAGAAAGCTTTTTGTTCAGATTGTGTATTTCTTCATTTGACTTGGCAAGCTTTTCTGGGATATTATTTAAgtctttttcaaatttttcacTCTTTGACTGTGATAATTTCACAGATCTTTGCAAGTCCAGAATCAGTTCCTGGAATTTAATAGAATCTTTTTGCAACTGGTtaatttcttgctgcttttcctttaAGAGTTCTTGcaattctttggttttgttttttgtaccaCTATTGTCCCTCTGGGCACATTTCACTTTCTCCTCAAATACTTTTACAAGATGCAACTGTTGTTCCTCTTTTTCCCTAATCACACTGCATTTCTCTGCCTTTAAATCTTCCAACTGTTGAATCAGCAAACTGTTTTGTAACTGTGCAGATTTCAGCCTGTCTGTCAGCTGATCCACGTTTTTTATATGGTTGAGCAACTCTGTCTCCAgaaattctctctcattttttactTTGTAAGAAGTTTCTTGCAcattttcaagttcttcctgTAGAAGACGCTTGTCATCTTCTAAAATCTTAACTCTCTCATTTAAGCTAACAATTTCTTGTTTAAGACTTCTAGATTCATTTTCTAACTTTGATAGACAGTTGTTTTTCTGGTCCAAAAATTCTTCAGTTTCTTTAATTCTTTCTAAAATCAATTCTCTCTCCTGCTCTAGGATACGCATATTTCTCTCTTTTACTGAAATATCATCATTTAACAAAGCAATCTGCTTTAATAATGATTCTCTTTCATTTAATACATCACTGATTTTAGACTGCATATCAGTCTGGGACACTTCCATTTGAACTTGCAGGTTTTCCAAAGCTAATTTAGTTACATTCATGTCATTATGAAGGACCTCATTTTCATTCTCAGTTTTCTCTAAAGCCTGCTTTAAGTTTTCAGAAGTATGTTTCAATTGCTCATTTTCCTCCATTAGCTGCTTGCTCTGCAGAGCAGCTTCATGAAGACGATGCCGGTGTTCTTCCATCCTTGATGCATGTTTACGTGTCTGCCTTTCTGCTTCACTTCGTAGTTCATCAATTTCCAATTGTTTGGATTCAGCAAATTGTTTCAATTGGTTCTTTATAtctttgttttcattaatgacttctTGAAGCTGTTTCTCAAGCTCATATTTTTCAGATTCCCTTTCACTGAATCTGTGAATAGcttcttgcttttcttttctagTGACATCAATAACCTGCCTCATTTCTGCTACTTTGCTACTGATATTCTCATAGGCTTGCAGAAGTGACTCATATTCCTGCTTTAATTCATTATGTTTAACTTTCCATCCTGTTAATTCAACTGTCTGAGAATCTTTTAACGTATTGAGTTGGAAAGAAAAAGCCTCTTTCTCCTGAACTATAGTCTCCATGGTAGATTTCAGACTTTCACATGCAGCAGTTaggttttcattttcagttaacAGTCTAGCATTTTCAGAAACAAGGGTCTCATCACACAATGAAGAAATAGTATctgagttttgtttttctctgccAAGTTCAGATAACAAGCATTCCAGGGTATATGCTTTATTggtcagtttttctttttctaacaTTATTCTGTCAATTTGATCTTTCAAAAACTTGTTTTCTTTCAGGGCTTCCTTGCGTGATATTAAGGCTGCTTGGAGCTTTCTTTGGAGACGTTCTCTGGACTTTTCATCAACAGCATTCTTTTGCTCTTGTGGTTGAAACTCATccacatttatatttttctccATCTGCTCtggagttgtttttgtttgtttctggatTTGATATTTTGTTCCTTCTATTAGCTTAGCTCTCCCAGAATGATCATGTTCCAGTGACTGAGTACAGATGTCTCTGTCTTGTAATCTCCCTTGGAGCAAATTAATTTCTGAATGTGACTGTACTAGTTCCTTGTCAGTGGCATTTTCATCTTTAACTTTCTTGCATAATACCATAGTATTGCTAACCTCAGAAGCTTCTACAGCCTTCTCACGTAGCATACTTAACTCCATCAACagttctttgttttctttgctgaaatattttaattcctttttcatATTGAGTAATTCTTCATTGGATTTCTCCAAACTGTTGAtgaactcctctctctctctcttcatgtcttcaaaggccattttaaaatgtttggcttCTTCCTGGCTTTCCTGTAAACTGAGCTGTAACTGCACAGCTTCTTTCCGTATTTCCTTTTCCTGATCAAACCTATCTTTGAAATCCATTAGAGTACAATGCAGGTCCTTAATTTCCTCATTCCTTTCCGCAACTTGTATATTGGCTTGTTGAAGATCAACCTTCAATTTTTCAGATCCCTTCTGGATAGTCTTGCAATCCTCTACCCTCTTTTTAATTACAGTTTCCTTCTCATTATTCATGCTTTCAATCATAGTTTTAAGGTCCATTACCTCAGTCTCAGATTTTTCCAACTTTTCTCGCAGTTGACCTATCTCTACGTACAGACTGTCTTTGTGTTGCTCATAGTGCTGTTCCAGCTGACTCATACAATTCTTCAAGTCTACCGTTTCTTGTGTTTTCTTACCAAGTTCAACTGATGTCTCTCTCAACTcatcctttaatttttttgtttcttcacaAAGTTTTGCATAGTCATTACTTAGTTTCTCTAACTCACTGTCTTTCATTGTCATTTTAAACACTGCCTGTTCTGATTCTCCTAACACATCTTGAACCTCATATTTTTGTTCATCTGATTCCAACTTGTTTTGGACAATAGTTTTTTGTTCTTGAAGTGCTGCTACATGAGACTCCAACTCTTTCTGTAGAGAGTATATTAGCAACCGATTACAATCAAATTCTTTACACTTTCTTAGATGAACTTTCTGGAGTGCTCTGTGTTCTCTTTTGAGGAGTTCAAAGTCTTTAGTTTGTTCATCAAATTCTGCTACAAGTTTAGCgcattctttcttttctctctgtaatttcttaatattttctttccagGTTAAAAGTGATGCCTGAAGTTTCTTTTGAAGGATTTCTTTATCTCCTTCTAATTGATCTGGCTGAGTAACTTTGTTATTGAAATCCACAGAATTATTACCAATGTCCCCAGCATAAGATTCTACCAAATTAGTATCTTTCAATAATTCCTCCTCATCTACAATTTCAGCCTTGAGATTTTCAAGAGTTGCAAGAAGTTGAGAACGTTCCTCtccatattctctctctttctcactaaGTACAGACTGCATGTGAGCAAGCATAGAGTCCTTTTCCTGCATGGACTTTAGATTTTGCTCagatactttttctttttcagcaagGATATCTTTTAACTTTGCAACAATGTCCTCAAGCTGCTCCAAACTGGTTACTTTGGCAGAAAAACTTTCATTCACGTTATTTATCTTGGAATCTTTCTCAAACAGCTGTTGCTTCAGAGTTTCAAGATGGGACTCAAGATCTTTATTTTGTGTTTCAACAAGTTTCAACTGATGTGTTAATGCATCAACCCTCTTCAataattcctctgtttttttatgctctttttctgtttcttcctGTCCAATCCTTtcaagttttccaattttttgcATTAGATCTTTTCTTATTATCAATGCAGCTTGAAGCTTctttttcagaatctctttttCCTTAACTAGTTTCTCAAGATTAAACTGCAGCTGCTCTTTTTCACTCATTAAGTCTTTAAATGCAGTTTCTTTGTTGCTTAATTTAACCTGATTATGTTGCAGTTCTGTCTTACAATCTTCAAGTTGCTGGGATACTCTATCAATATTTTCTACTGAACTACTCTGAACAGCTTCCAGATGCTGTAGTTTGGTGTTTAATATACTTCGCTCTTCAGAAAACTTCATCATTTCATTAGACATGGATTCCATGATTTGAGCAACAAAAcaatccttttctttcagctgctgATTTAGAGCAGAAATTATATCGTTCTGCTGGTCAGTCTGTGAAGTTAAATTTTCTACCCGGAGGtcttttttctccatttcttctAGGAGACTCACTATTTTTTTACCTTCCATGTTCAACTTCTCATGACTGATTTTGAGTTCTTTTTCTGATTTATGTAGCTTCTCTTGAAGCAAATTAACTTCCTTGTTCATTTCTGCtaataatttttctctttcttccacaAGAGACTGTTGTTTATACAATgtgtctttgacagtggccatTTCTTCTGACAGACATTCAATTTCATAATGACAGGTATTCTTCACCTTTTCAAGATCATTCTGCAacagctccttttctttctctatcGAATGCATACTTTTTAACTTATCTTTTATAATAtccatttctttctccttttctaaAAAAAGCAGTTGAAATTCCTGTCCTTCCGTTTCTTTGCTCAGAATAGTGGATACCATGGCAGAGAAtttttccagtttagttttacTACTAACTTGCTGACCAACATCTGAAGTCTCTGCATCCTTTTCTTTGAAGAAGTGTCTACTACTAAGTAATGCAGATAGGCTTTCAGTTAGCTCTTCTTTTATAACATCCAGTTCTTGCTGTAAAGACTGGATTTTACTATCCTTTGGTTTCATTTCACTTTCTAAACTGCTCAGCTTCTCTTTAAGAACAGAATTTTGCTGTGTTGCCCTATCAAATTCTGTTACCCACTTGTTTTCTGACTCAATTAAACTTTGTTCTAACTTTTCAATTTTAAGCTTTAATTCAGAGACTTCTTCACCCTTCACACTAACCTGCATCTGTAACTGCTCTTTTTCATTCTTCATCTTCAGTTTGACAGCATCTATCTGCATTCTTGAGTAATTCTCAGTGACTTCTAGTTTTTCATggatttcttctgttttttgctGTAACTGATTTTGGTATGTAATAAGGTCTTTGTTTTCTACAATCAACTTATCAATAGTCTCTTGTAAGAGAATTTTCTCCTTTGCTAAAGAATCCACCTGTTGCTGCAATCTCTCTATTAAAAGAGCGCTGTCACGGCAGTCTTGAGAGGATTTGGAATGTACATTGTTCAGCTCAGACTTTAAATGTTCAATATTTTTAGCCTGTTCAGTGCATTGCATATAGAGCGTCTGTAAAGTTAATTCTTTTTGCTGTGTATCTTGTTTCCATATATTTATTTGGTCCTGTGCTTTCTGGTGTTCACGTTTTACAGAGTCCAGTTCAACTGTCAGAGAATCAAATTTCTTCTGGTTAATAGCAAAATTGTCATCTTTTTCCTGCAAAACACTAGTAAGGCTTTTCACGGCTGCAGCACTTTTCTCTAGTTCCTCTCTAAGCATCTCTATCTCATTAGTAAGAGCACAAATGTTGCTCTCTGCCAGCTGTATACTGACATCTTTTTCATTTAACGAATTAAGTAGCCCAGCTATAACTTCCTCCTTCTTACTAAGTGATACATTAAGTGCGTTTCTTTGCTCGTACTGAGCTGCAATTTTTTCCTGCAGAGATaagaaagcattttctttttcctgttccaGTTCTTTGGACTTTTGTATTTCTTGTGTCAGTTCATGCATCTGActctgaagctgagaaactaactgtATCTTGTCTTCATCTTCACTAGCTTTGTCACTTAGCTTTTTGAGAAGGCTTGTTTTTTCTACAAGAGAAGATTCTTTTTCTAGCATGGACTGGCTAATATCATTTATTACTTTCTTCTGATCATTTATCTCTTTTTCTAGTTTTAGTGTGGCTTCTTCCAGATCTGTAACCTGGTTCTTTAAGAcctcacattctctctctttgtcaTGAAGATCTGTCTTCAATTTATCATTGACTAATATGGCATTATTGACAGCCAATTCCTTCTCTAGAACAATTGTTTTTAACCGTTCTACTTCAGAGGTCAAAGACTCAAACTGTTTTTGCTGCATACAGGAAGACTCCTGTATTTCAGAAATGTGTGCTTTCAAATTAACATATTCATCTATCTTTTGCTTTAAAGACTCATCTTTCTGTATAACTGACTGATTCAATTCTGCTGTTTTTTCCATCATATTTTTAAGCTGACACTGAAGGTCAGAAATTATCTCCATATTCTCAGACAGTTGAAATCTAAGCAAATCAGATTCCTCAGATTTATCTTTAAACAACTTTAAATCTTGGGCTTGCTTcttaaattcattttctttttcttgtgctGCCTGTCTAAGCTGACTGGTTTCAGAGCTCAAAGCTTGTACCTGGTTTTGCAAAtctgaaattattttcaaatgctGCCCTTCTCCTGccactttattttctttcatttgctgAATCAAAGCTTCCTTCTCAGAAAGGAGAGCTTCTTTTTCCTCAAcaccaatttttaatttttcattttcaatggtTAGGCTATCAGTTTGGTGCTTCAAAGCTAAAATATTATAATCTTGCTGAGACATGTGTGAAGTCAAGGCAGTTATTTCATCTGACTTTTTCATTACTGTAGCATTAACTGTTTCAACATCtactttcaatttttcattttctagGTTTAGTATGTGTGCTTGGTGCTTAACTGACACAATTTCTGACTGGTGCTGAGTCAACTGAGACTGAAGATCAGCACATTCACTTGACTTTTTGCTGCATATAACTGAAATGTCTTTCTTTTCATGTTTTAGAACATCCCCTTCTTTCCTTAGTAATTCTACTTGTTTATTTAACATTgcacttttttcagttttctcagCAACCTGCTTATGTAGATTCTCAAGCTCTACATCTTGATTTTTTATAATAAGAGCTCTCTCTTCCAGCGACTGAGATAACTTTATATTTGCCTCCTTAAGCTTTTGAACTTcattctgtaacttttccatATCAACTTTATTTTCCTCTACTTGCTTACGTAAGGAAACATTATGAAGGATTTGTTCTTCTTTAGCTTGAAAATCCACAGTTATGTCTTGAATTTGTttctgtaataataatattttttcctcacTCTGGCTGAGCTGTTGGAGTAGTGTGTTACATTCAGTCAGCTTATTatttagcatttcttctttttctacTTCTCTGTCTTCAGCATTCTTCAACTGAATGATGAATGATTGTATTTGTTCATTTAACTGTTGTGTCAACTCCCTGCTTTCAGATTGCTGATTGGTTAGCACATTGCATTCCTTTGTTTTCTCTAGCAGCTGCTCTgtaactgaattttctttttgcTCTACAAGTGTTGAAAGTTGCTCAACCTTTTTCATTAACACTTCTTTATCATAATTTAGCTCTGAAAGTGTTTTTTGGTACTCTATTTCACTGACAGATATCTTATTCTCCATCTCTGCTACAGCCTTGTTTCTCTTCAACA
This DNA window, taken from Dermochelys coriacea isolate rDerCor1 chromosome 6, rDerCor1.pri.v4, whole genome shotgun sequence, encodes the following:
- the LOC119856943 gene encoding golgin subfamily B member 1-like isoform X6, with translation MWKWGTGDDSSPKAVAHGSQDAANMSVADLTEQLTRTEQLVTQLKELIREKDNELRNRDNQLKEEKEASEAKFSKIKLQNKAKVTSLTSQLEELKKQLSGSEGQEKKAEQTKRVSRDGDQENAAANRGKLLVLRRRVEELEFQNAHKNEELQKKIAELEAQRQRGAEMDAMLAEKEKKLAEKEAYIIDLQLACDSSNVAKETLTPSEELKNQLSMKESSLQSMQILVQSLTKKVGDSEERCSLLQEQIESLKNLQSKERDHFQEREAMYIENIRMFQNIIQEKEKELVGQAQKHEQELFKLIAKSDASADLEQLLKALKQKLHEKEEVMLGRTQVIVMLQKELDGKDQLLKEINENLKRLQSEKENLQSKLDAEKHVMRAQLRDMMEKHELEMMKVQEKHNAEVHEIQEKHETELQEKDQALLQLQKQVAELRNNGQSNSEQAIDVDTVTKQKMEQLEAQVKLKTEEASKSEAKFLKMKAWSKSKIKQLEDELKSLSSKNDDISALNNCISELEIEKKELQSKLKAFSELRTQNEELLAKLEVYEEQQRKLQADLEQVTKRATSQASESGSVDEFQSQLLEWQEIVPESEEVHDQVREEKSAIALRMAQIEEEREGLIEDDWFFPGCSDPAIVSGQQELEEELTAVQRTGRLQQARRKSNQASGKHQEEYNFDRKECFQELNVTLDSTDSAEGENMGGLRTVVEELELERNQLQEQILFLEERCQDLEDRLQLQGRMESLQSENERLQTQLSQLRTQQMRDAEKHQVLVSSLNEQLKGLSDRKSFLETSLAEKEQKLLSTTEKLEQIENLRKLLQEKDLLNKELGEKLVQTEQKLDEVLKKYNAYEVECTEQKIAINDLTEKVATFKEKTLKQDAMVELMQLELDQTNEELDRLNTNHLEERSQLIQDLQRREREIDNLKEVLVEKDKEISALSSNMTEYSEQIVILKHQIQCKEEEIREMEEALTKAERETHLLKEVQTADIRDTSMKISVLSEQINIMGLELEKSKSQTEAITKENEELIRQISENSITIKDLRSEIKSNKVTYHNKLMECESQITLLKEQINKTLEKLQETEAKHREETKYLKLQLDENNSIKEKLKSLLKEKENKEQSFEKELKSFKDLYNKLVLEAANKDEELAKLSTQLAEHIEHQETVKKVLQEKLETITSLEQKLQIVKQQSEETKHKLIGDLKAKEMQFEELKNHVTERQEIVSKMEADTQTIILINKQLQAALEGKEKDLSEQIKGNEDLRNIIDAMQKEKQQLVSENESLLDMKERELLKRNKAVAEMENKISVSEIEYQKTLSELNYDKEVLMKKVEQLSTLVEQKENSVTEQLLEKTKECNVLTNQQSESRELTQQLNEQIQSFIIQLKNAEDREVEKEEMLNNKLTECNTLLQQLSQSEEKILLLQKQIQDITVDFQAKEEQILHNVSLRKQVEENKVDMEKLQNEVQKLKEANIKLSQSLEERALIIKNQDVELENLHKQVAEKTEKSAMLNKQVELLRKEGDVLKHEKKDISVICSKKSSECADLQSQLTQHQSEIVSVKHQAHILNLENEKLKVDVETVNATVMKKSDEITALTSHMSQQDYNILALKHQTDSLTIENEKLKIGVEEKEALLSEKEALIQQMKENKVAGEGQHLKIISDLQNQVQALSSETSQLRQAAQEKENEFKKQAQDLKLFKDKSEESDLLRFQLSENMEIISDLQCQLKNMMEKTAELNQSVIQKDESLKQKIDEYVNLKAHISEIQESSCMQQKQFESLTSEVERLKTIVLEKELAVNNAILVNDKLKTDLHDKERECEVLKNQVTDLEEATLKLEKEINDQKKVINDISQSMLEKESSLVEKTSLLKKLSDKASEDEDKIQLVSQLQSQMHELTQEIQKSKELEQEKENAFLSLQEKIAAQYEQRNALNVSLSKKEEVIAGLLNSLNEKDVSIQLAESNICALTNEIEMLREELEKSAAAVKSLTSVLQEKDDNFAINQKKFDSLTVELDSVKREHQKAQDQINIWKQDTQQKELTLQTLYMQCTEQAKNIEHLKSELNNVHSKSSQDCRDSALLIERLQQQVDSLAKEKILLQETIDKLIVENKDLITYQNQLQQKTEEIHEKLEVTENYSRMQIDAVKLKMKNEKEQLQMQVSVKGEEVSELKLKIEKLEQSLIESENKWVTEFDRATQQNSVLKEKLSSLESEMKPKDSKIQSLQQELDVIKEELTESLSALLSSRHFFKEKDAETSDVGQQVSSKTKLEKFSAMVSTILSKETEGQEFQLLFLEKEKEMDIIKDKLKSMHSIEKEKELLQNDLEKVKNTCHYEIECLSEEMATVKDTLYKQQSLVEEREKLLAEMNKEVNLLQEKLHKSEKELKISHEKLNMEGKKIVSLLEEMEKKDLRVENLTSQTDQQNDIISALNQQLKEKDCFVAQIMESMSNEMMKFSEERSILNTKLQHLEAVQSSSVENIDRVSQQLEDCKTELQHNQVKLSNKETAFKDLMSEKEQLQFNLEKLVKEKEILKKKLQAALIIRKDLMQKIGKLERIGQEETEKEHKKTEELLKRVDALTHQLKLVETQNKDLESHLETLKQQLFEKDSKINNVNESFSAKVTSLEQLEDIVAKLKDILAEKEKVSEQNLKSMQEKDSMLAHMQSVLSEKEREYGEERSQLLATLENLKAEIVDEEELLKDTNLVESYAGDIGNNSVDFNNKVTQPDQLEGDKEILQKKLQASLLTWKENIKKLQREKKECAKLVAEFDEQTKDFELLKREHRALQKVHLRKCKEFDCNRLLIYSLQKELESHVAALQEQKTIVQNKLESDEQKYEVQDVLGESEQAVFKMTMKDSELEKLSNDYAKLCEETKKLKDELRETSVELGKKTQETVDLKNCMSQLEQHYEQHKDSLYVEIGQLREKLEKSETEVMDLKTMIESMNNEKETVIKKRVEDCKTIQKGSEKLKVDLQQANIQVAERNEEIKDLHCTLMDFKDRFDQEKEIRKEAVQLQLSLQESQEEAKHFKMAFEDMKREREEFINSLEKSNEELLNMKKELKYFSKENKELLMELSMLREKAVEASEVSNTMVLCKKVKDENATDKELVQSHSEINLLQGRLQDRDICTQSLEHDHSGRAKLIEGTKYQIQKQTKTTPEQMEKNINVDEFQPQEQKNAVDEKSRERLQRKLQAALISRKEALKENKFLKDQIDRIMLEKEKLTNKAYTLECLLSELGREKQNSDTISSLCDETLVSENARLLTENENLTAACESLKSTMETIVQEKEAFSFQLNTLKDSQTVELTGWKVKHNELKQEYESLLQAYENISSKVAEMRQVIDVTRKEKQEAIHRFSERESEKYELEKQLQEVINENKDIKNQLKQFAESKQLEIDELRSEAERQTRKHASRMEEHRHRLHEAALQSKQLMEENEQLKHTSENLKQALEKTENENEVLHNDMNVTKLALENLQVQMEVSQTDMQSKISDVLNERESLLKQIALLNDDISVKERNMRILEQERELILERIKETEEFLDQKNNCLSKLENESRSLKQEIVSLNERVKILEDDKRLLQEELENVQETSYKVKNEREFLETELLNHIKNVDQLTDRLKSAQLQNSLLIQQLEDLKAEKCSVIREKEEQQLHLVKVFEEKVKCAQRDNSGTKNKTKELQELLKEKQQEINQLQKDSIKFQELILDLQRSVKLSQSKSEKFEKDLNNIPEKLAKSNEEIHNLNKKLSSQKALLDDSKSELERLTAENLSGKRELKKKEDQLQIQRREFEKELELGLEQLKTVHKREWLNLEERRNVLQREKDRAVSELHQLQEEINIKDSQNKKLQADLNATLARLAAFTKCMSSLQNDRDRVIGEMKTWEIQFKEVIQNKEKQMDDSSKKIMSLQEEMKDKVAQIQELKIKYSMLEDSKNEMHLRQKSVHTQHYSELGRIKEENVTLINRQQELEIALQSKEETLQALLKENNSLNRFIENSSDAGREIKALESNFARKEQELQQLLFEKEKTHAELEKQIAISQQMKVMLNNKDTEISLLISSKGGEISGYLTQIQTQHRKQTNEYEQQIRSLQKEREQSNEACQRMENELKNLQMKADKAIQDKAEIASEIDAFKKSMSSLQYDRDDLFSKYKDLEHHHQNVLSQKDSLLVNGASENGALKQQLRKLLNRIDDLHSENAMQSAQLIKYREDLNQVLSLKDHQLKELLKQQLDSIKNLEQEKMDLQKQIKEMQLINKLQKESTESLEHENQKLTSKVKDLEFLIASINKEKLVSESGEKPQTRGSGQHNQNKDFKASVQPCEKLQDKFQEVQNVVGKNTKDIEDKYSITAFEHDANFLWKEADASSEKRLLEAQFQNKKLKSQNESFGKAMTALQDDRDRLIEDFKVLQSKYTSELKSEKKRADELEADLNYFKSNLFSVLKKHDFLNPVLIGAENKITLDQFTDEIENLCKTLTTQDLEITRLSSECRNYVQQIDAFSKSMASLQDDRDRLLQELSKSKAKEGASLASVEIAKLKTKVDDLERALHQTKAFQEETEIQISSYQNELAGLRMEKNLLLTESQALRNQYEVAVADKDRQIAELQKLQHDMIVKESVSIGSHYPIKPLETATLVGGTNNPEQMKHLLAERSQFQNELQRCLQEMHQRELRFQQMNSKVIHSVEENAVLSAQLKAVSQTLRENQLRYTDLQNRYLRLEREYQTVQVSSFQDTAQGETRAEVPPGAPQERAAVIVEIDNMELNELRKRLAETQQQYDSMQQALLQLTETLSEERSRREAAEDALRLTEEQCKRLEMSSYRSVPREYTVQMESDEEREALIINPSEHIVVRKMKGGALSFKRWLRGRSLYCSKLLTSRAKSRYLFLTYLVTLHVVVFLCLTGIL